The proteins below are encoded in one region of Streptomyces ficellus:
- the pheA gene encoding prephenate dehydratase, which produces MSATRFTYLGPEGTFTEAALRTLPEAATRELVPMVSVPAALDAVRNGEAAAALVPIENSVEGGVTATLDELASGRPLMIYREVLLPIAFALLVRPGTKLSDVKTVTGHPVAQPQVRNWLRANLPEAVWESAASNADGARLVQEGRYDAAFAGEFAAVTYGLEALVTEIHDAENAETRFVLVGRPARPAAPTGADKTSVVIWQREDHPGALLELLQEFAARGVNLMLLQSRPTGAGIGNYCFAIDAEGHIADRRVGEALMGLKRICANVRFLGSYPRAGATADDVTALRPGTSDESFTAASDWLARCQDGRA; this is translated from the coding sequence ATGTCGGCCACTCGCTTCACATATCTCGGTCCCGAGGGCACCTTCACGGAGGCCGCCCTGCGTACGCTCCCCGAAGCCGCCACGCGGGAGCTGGTGCCGATGGTCTCCGTGCCCGCGGCGCTGGACGCCGTGCGCAACGGTGAGGCCGCCGCCGCGCTCGTACCGATCGAGAACTCGGTGGAGGGCGGTGTGACGGCGACCCTCGACGAGCTGGCGTCCGGCCGGCCGCTGATGATCTACCGCGAGGTGCTGCTGCCGATCGCGTTCGCGCTGCTGGTGCGGCCGGGCACCAAGCTGTCGGACGTCAAGACGGTCACGGGCCACCCGGTGGCCCAGCCGCAGGTGCGCAACTGGCTGCGGGCGAACCTGCCCGAGGCGGTGTGGGAGTCGGCCGCCTCCAACGCGGACGGTGCGCGGCTGGTGCAGGAGGGCCGTTACGACGCGGCGTTCGCGGGCGAGTTCGCGGCGGTGACGTACGGCCTGGAGGCGCTGGTCACCGAGATCCACGACGCGGAGAACGCGGAGACGCGGTTCGTGCTGGTGGGCCGCCCGGCGCGGCCGGCCGCACCGACGGGGGCGGACAAGACGTCGGTGGTCATCTGGCAGCGCGAGGACCATCCGGGTGCGCTGCTGGAGCTGCTCCAGGAGTTCGCGGCGCGCGGGGTGAACCTGATGCTGCTCCAGTCCCGGCCGACGGGCGCGGGGATCGGCAACTACTGCTTCGCGATCGACGCCGAGGGCCACATCGCGGACCGGCGGGTCGGCGAGGCGCTGATGGGCCTGAAGCGGATCTGCGCGAACGTCCGGTTCCTCGGCTCGTACCCGAGGGCGGGTGCGACGGCCGACGACGTGACGGCGCTGCGGCCGGGGACGTCGGACGAATCCTTCACGGCGGCGTCCGACTGGCTGGCCCGCTGCCAGGACGGCCGGGCCTGA